The Gemmatimonadota bacterium genomic sequence TCCGACGACTGGAATGAAACGCATCCTGGCCGGCCTGCTGCTCTGCGGTCTCTTCGGCGGACCGGGCGGACCGGGCGGACCGGGCGGACCGGGCGGACCGGGCGGACCGGGTGGCCTTGCCATCCTGGGCGTCCCCGGCGAACCAGACGGCCAGGTCCACGCCCAGGAAGAGGGAATCACCCTGGAGATGACCACGGAAGCGGGGACCATCGAAATCTTGCTCGATCCGGTCCGGGCGCCGGTTACCGTGGCGAATTTCATGCGGTACGTGGATGCCGGACAGTACAACGGCGGGGTGTTCCACCGGACGGTGACCATGGACAACCAGCCGAACAACGATGTGAAGATCGAGGTGATACAGGGCGCCGTAAACCCCGATTACCGGGACGACAGCTATCCGCCCAACAGCGGATTCGATCCGATTCCCCTCGAACGGACCTCCACGACCGGACTGAAGCACGTCGACGGGGCCATCTCCATGGCGCGCATGGGGCCCGACACGGCAACCTCCGGGTTTTTCTTCTGCATCGGCGACCAGCCCGAACTGGATTTCGGCGGCAAACGCAATCCGGACGGGCAGGGATTCGCCGCCTTCGGCCGCGTGACCCGGGGCATGGACGTGATCCGGAAGATCCAGATGTCCCCCCGCGAAAACCAGCGTCTCATGCCGCCGGTCGTGATCACCAAAGTAGAGCGAAAGACCAGGTAGGCAGCAACGACAGGATAACCACGGACGGGACAACCTCGGACAGGAGGAGCGCTTCATGGCCGATCGCGTTGAGCGGCCGGAATCCTTTTTCGGCTTCCGGCTCGGCGACGACCGCAAGATGGCCCGCTGGGACCGCATCGCGGAGTATTTCTACCTGCTGAACCAGCAGAGCGAGGACATCCGCGTGGTCAACCTGGGTCCTACCACGGAGGGCAACCCCTTCCTGATGGCCATCATCACCTCCGCGGAGAACCAGGCCAGGCTGGAGGAGCTTCGGGAGGTCAACGGGCGGATCGCCGATCCGAGGGGCCTTTCCAATATCGAAATCGACGGCCTGGTGCAGGAAGGCAAGGTCATCGTCTGCCAGTCCATGAGCCTCCACGCCAATGAAATCGCCGCGACGCAGATGGCGCCTCAGCTTGCGTACAACCTGGTGACGGGCGAAGACGAGGCCACGAAGCACATCCTGGAAAACGTGATCTTCCTGATGGTGCCCTGCTTCAATCCAGACGGGCAACTCATGGTGACCGACTGGTACAACGAGCACCTGGGCACGGACTACGAGGGATGCGACCTGCCCTGGCTGTATCACCGGTACTGCGGCCACGACAACAACCGGGACGCCTTCATGCTGAACCTGGTGGAATCGAAGTACATGGCCCGGATCATGTTCCAGGACTGGCATCCCCACGTATTCCAGGACCACCACGAAATGGGCGGCTATCAGCCCCGCCTGTTCGTCTGCCCCTATTGCGAACCCATTCATCCCCACGCCGACCCGCTCGTATGGCGCGAGATCAACTGGTACGGGGCCCACATGGTCTACAAGCTGGAGGAAGCGGGCCACCAGGGCGTCATCAGCGGCGCCATGTTCCCGGCCTGGTACCATATGGGGTTTCACTGGCTCGGCAACTACCACAACATCGCGAGCCTGCTTTCCGAAACGGCCCAGGCGAAACTGGCCAGTCCCCTCTACGTGCATCCCCATCAGCTCAGGGGCGAGGACGGAAACACCCTGCACACGCTGCCCCATTACAAGCCGCAGACCAATTTCCCGAATCCATGGCCGGGGGGCTGGTGGCGGTTGCGCGACATGGTGGACCAGCAGCTCGTCGCCGCCACCGGAATCATGGATATCGCGGCACGGTGCCGGGAAACGGTGCTGCGGAACGCCGTGCAGAAGGCCCTGCATCAGACCCAGAGGGGCCGGGAAGACGATTCCGCGGGTTTCTTCATCCGCCCTGACCAGCACGATCCGGCGGTCGTGACCCTCCTCGTGAACGCCCTGCTTCGCCAGGGCATCGACGTGCAGCGAACCCGGACCCGGGCGACGGTGGGAAGCCGGGTCTATCCCGCCGGTACCTGGTTCATTCCCAATGCCCAGCCCAAGCGCGGCGTGGTCAAGACGCTGCTGGAGCGGACCTTCTGGCCGGACGACGCCTGGGCGCGCAAGGCCGACGGCTCCCCCACCAGGATCTTCGACACGACGACGGACACGCTGGCGGAGATGATGGGCGTCCGCGCAGAACCCGCGGATGTGCCCCACGCAGCCCTGGACGTGGAAGCCCTGAACCTGGATGCCGTGACCGAACCGGCGCCGGCGAACGGTGCGGTGACCGGCGACGGCGCGCACGGCATGGCCATCGACCCCCGTTTTAACGCCGCCTTCGCCGCAGTCAACGCGGCGCTCGTTGCGGGCGCGGATGTCTGCCGTGCCACCGGCCCCGTGTCCGTGGGCGGCCAAGGCATGTCGCCCATGCCGCCCGGCGCCTTTATCGTCAGCGGGATCGACCAGGCGAGGTCCGAGGAGATCGTCCGGGATGCCGGCGCCGCGGGCTACCGCCTCGAAGATCCGGTGGAAGGCGAACCCGTCGGGCCGCCGCGCATCGCCATGTACCAGCGGTACTGGGGCGGCAACATGCCCGAAGGCTGGACCCGCATGACGCTGGAGCAGTCGGGTTTTTCCTACCGCTCCGTACGGGACGCCGATATCCGGGACGGCCTCAGCAACCTCTGCGACGCGTTCATCCTGCCCGACGACACGATGGACATGATGGCCGGCACGGAACAGGAGATCGAAAGACGCCTGAAGACCGTGCCCCAGCCCGAAAAGTACCGCAGCGCCCTGGGCGAATCGGAAATCGAGGCCATCGGCGCCTTCGTGGAGAAAGGCGGCACGCTCGTGGCCGTCGGCCGCGCGTGCCAGTTTCCCATCGAGAAGTTCGGCCTCCACATCACCGACGTAACGGCCGGACTGCCGGAAAGCGCGTTCTTCTGCCCCGGTTCCACACTGCGGATCCGGGTCGACAACACCCACCGGCTGGGATACGGCATGCCGGAGCGGGCCCTGGCCATGCACCGCGGCAGTCCCGTGTATTCAATCAACCCATCGCACTTCAACGACCGGTACGAGGTGGTTGCCGCCTATCCCGAGAAAGACGTGCTCGAGAGCGGGTGGCTGATCGGCGAGGAACACATCGCCGGCAAGCCCGCCATGATCAGCGTGCGCCACGGAGAAGGCCGCATCGTACTCTACGGGTTCCAGGTCAATTTCCGCAACCAGACCCACGGCACCTTCAAGCTGCTCTTCAACGCGTTGTACGGGAGCTGACGCGCAAGCGAGCGGAGAGGACAGGCCCACCCCATGCCCATCGTCGATTTTCACAACCACGTCTATCCGCCCCGGTACGTCGAGGAGATCCGGAAGGGTCCCAGCGCGTACACCGTGACCGATGACGAAGACGGCAACCCGGTCCTGCACTCTCCCGGCGACTACAACATCCTGGTGCCCGGCCACCGGCTCATGGACGTGCGCCTGGAGGTCATGGACGCGGCCGGCGTAGACACGCACGTCATCACCTTCACGGCGCCCGGTACGCTCATCGAGACGCCGGACCGGTCCGCCGAACTCAGCAGCAGGGTCAATGATCTTTTCGCCGAGATTCAGCAGGCCCATCCGGACCGTCTGCCGGCCCTGGCCACGCTTCCGCTGAACAAGCCGGAGGCCTGCGCCGCCGAACTGGAACGGGCCGTCGGTTCGCTGGGCCTCAAAGGGGCGTGCGTGTACAGCAACGCCAACGGCGTGGCGCTCAGCGATCCGTGCTTCTGGCCCATGTACGAGATCGCGGACGATCGTGAAATGGCCGTCATGATCCACCCCACCTTCCCGCTGGGCGTGGAGGCCATGAAGGACTACATGCTCATGCCCGCCGTGGGATTCCTCATGGATACGACCCTGGCTACGGCCAGCTTGCTCTTCAGCGGCGTAGTGGAACGCTTTCCGAACATACGCTGGGTGCTGGGCCACCTGGGCGGCGCCGTGCCCTACCTCGCCGAGCGCTTCGACCGGTGCTACGAGGCCTTTCCGCAGTGCCGCGCCAACCTGGAGCACCATCCCACCGTCTACCTGAAGAACCAGTTCTACTACGACACGGTCAATTTCGACGTAGACGCGCTGCATTTCGCCCTGGGCTTCGCCGGCACCGGGCGGATCCTGGCCGGGAGCGACTATCCCCACCAGATCGGCAGCATGCCGAAGATGATCGAGAGCATCAACGCGATGGACCTGACCGAAGAAGACCGCACCGCTATCCTGGGAGGGAACGCCGTCCGCCTGCTGGGGTTGTGATCGATCCGCCGCCGGACGAACCGCGCGCGGCAGCGACTCTATCAGTTCGGAAACGGAAATCATGGACCTGAAAATCCGCGGTAAAAGAGCGATCGTCACCGGCGCCAGCCGGGGCATAGGACGTTGCTGCGCGCTGGCTCTGGCCCGGGAGGGCGCCCGCGTGTGCGTCACGGCCCGAAACCGGGACCTGCTGGATGAGGTGGTCCGGGAAATCGAATCGGCGGGCGGTGAAGGGCACGCGGTCACCGCGGACCTGACCTCGCTGGACGGCTGCCGCAGGGTGGTCCTTGAAGCCGCCGACGCCTTCGGCGGTATCGACATCCTCGTCAATTGCGCCGGGGCGGCCCGGGGAGGCGACATCCTGGAGCTTCCCACGGAACAGATCGACGAGGGGTTGGCGCTCAAGGCTCACGGATACCTGCGGATGTCACAACTGGTGATCCCGCATATGCAGGAGAACTGTTGGGGCCGCATCGTCCATATCGCCGGCAACGCGGGAACGAGCCCCGGCCGCGGCAACATACCTCTGAGCGTGGCCAACATCGCCGTCCTCAACAGTACGCGGGCCCTGTCGGACGCGGTATCGGGAGACGGCATCCTGGTCAATGCCATATGTCCCGGAATGACGAACACCAAGCGGGCCCGGGACCTGCAGCAGGTGGAGGCCGACCGGCAGGGGCGCGACGTCGAAGACCTGCTTCGCGAAGCCGGCGAGCGGCTTCCCGCCGGCCGCATCGCGGAACCGGAGGAGATCGCTGCCGTGGCGACTTTCCTCGCGTCCGAACCCTGTTCGTATGTCTTCGGAACCGCCGTCTACATGGATGGAGGGGAGCGCCGGGGCACGCCTTGATACCGGCACACGACCTGTCGTCAATAGCTGTCGTTTCCAATAAAAGGAGAACCATCATGGCTGAGAACACTTCCAAGTCTTTCGCGGCGCATGCGGACGGCGCGGACTGGGTCAAGGGGCTGCGTCCCTATTTCGTGTACCGCGACCTGGGCATGAAGTCCGCCACCGAAGGGCGTGTGATGGCCCACGTCATCCGGGCCGCCCAGTCCTGCGACGGCCCCATGGGCTATCATTCCCACGAACTCGAGTTCCAGATGAACTACCTGCTCAAGGGCTGGGCGCGCATCGACCTGGCGGACGTGGGCGAGATCGAGGTGACCGCGGGCGACGCGTGGTACCAGGCGCCCGGCGTCGCCCATGAGTTGATGGAGTACTCTGACGATTTCGAAGTCATCGAGATCACCATACCGGGTGACTTCCCGACCATCGACGAAACGCGTTAGGACCGGCCATGAACGTGGGATTCATCGGGCTGGGCAACATGGGCAACCCCATGGCCGCCAGCCTCCTGCGGGCCGGACACGCCCTGCGCGTCCACGACCTTGAACAGGACAAGGCCGCTAACCTGCTGGAGGCCGGGGCTGCCTGGGCTTCTTCCCCCCGCGAGGCGGCCTCGGGCGCCGACGCGGTCCTTACCTCGCTCCCCGGTCCCGCCGCGGTAGAGCCGGTCGTCCTGGGCGAGGAAGGCGTGTTCGAAGGGCTCGCGCGCGGAACCATCTATATCGACACCAGCACCGGCGAACCTGAACTCATCCGGCGCATCGCCCGGGAAGGCGCGGCACGGGGGATCGACGTGCTCGACGCGCCTATCAGCGGCGGTGTATTCGGCGCCAGGGACGCTACCCTGACCGTGTTTGTCGGTGGCCCGCAGGCGGTGTTCGACCGGTACGAACCCCTTCTGCGCGGCGTGGGCGAAACGGTCGTCCGCATGGGGGATACCGGCAGCGGCGTCGCGACCAAGCTGGTGAACAATCTCATGATGTTCATCAATTTCATCGGCGCCTGCGAAGGGATGGCCATCGGCGCGCGGGCGGGCATCGATCCGCGTAAGTTAATCGAAGCCATCCGGCCGAGCATGGGCCAGAGCCGGATGATGGAACGGTGCCTTACGCGCTTCCTGGACGACCAGTTACTGTATTCTGCCGTCGACCTGGGGGTAAAGGATATGCACCTGGGCGTAGAGCTCGGCAGGTCGCAAGACGTCCCGTTGGAAATTGCCCCGATGGTCGAGGACCTCCTGAGGCGTTACCAGGACCGGGGGAACGCACAGGCCGACCTCCTGGAGTACGTAGGAGACTACCTGAAGCGGGCGGGCGTCGACCCGTCCGGAAAACCGTGAGGAAAACATGCGCGGAAAAACATCTTCCATGCTGACCGTATTTCTGGTACCGGGCGCCGTCATGCTGGGCGCCCTTCTACCCGAAGCAGCCGTTCCGGACGCCGCCGCAGCGGCCGCCAGCCCGGTTTCGACGGCCGCGAGCACGATCGACGACGCGGCCGCCAGCCCGCAATCCGAGGCCGGGTCGCTCGATATCCAGGGCGCCTGGAAACCGGAATCGTACCGGCTCAAATCCGGACCGGTCCACGAGGTGACCGGCCTGATCGCCTTCACCGAGAAGGACTGGTCGGTCCTCTTCTTCATCGTGACCGACGAGGGCCCGCGGAGGGGATCCGGCGAGGGCGGCACCTACACGCTGGAAGGGGACAAGCTGACTTTCCGCCACCTGTACAACCTCTCCGGCGGCCACGCCGTCGACGGTTTCGAGGCCAGCGAGCTTTCGATGAGGGTGAGGCCGGCGGACGCCGATGACGCGCCTGCCGAGCCCTGCACCATCACGATAGAGGAAGATCTCCTGACCATCTTCTTCCCCAGCGGAAACGAGATGACCTTCCGCCGCAGTTCCCGTTGAAGTGGGGGCCGTCCCACGCCGGCGGGCGAATCCTGCTGCCGGACCGTTCCACGATCTGCGCCAGCCGTCCCACGCTCCGGTCCCACATGTGCCCAACTCTCGCGGCCCGCGCAGACTTCCGGATACGTGCGCTTAAGGACCGGAATCAGTTGACTTGATCGGGTGATCCGGCTTATCTTTGGACGCTGTCATAGAGCCGGATCGATACCCGGAAACCAGTACATGCCATCCGAAGACCTCACCCGAGACATGAAGAGAACCGTCGGCATCGAGGCCGCCCGTATGGTCGGCCCGGGCAACGTGGTCGGGCTGGGCACCGGATCGACGGCGGAGTTTATGATCGAGGAGCTGGGTCGCCGCGTGCGGGAGGAGCGGCTGGACATCGTCGGCATCCCCACCTCCTTCGACGCGTCGGTGTTGGCCCGCGGGAACGGCATCCCGGCGGGCACGCTGGACGACGTGGACCGGGTCGACATCGCCGTGGACGGCGCGGACGAGGTCGATCCCGCGATGAACCTGATCAAGGGCCGGGGTGCCGCCCACCTGCGGGAAAAGATCGTGGACGGCATGGCCGAACGGTTCATCGTCATCGTGGACGAATCGAAACTGGTCGAACGGTTGGGTACGAAAAGCCCCGTGCCGCTGGAGGTCCTGCCCATGGCCGTCCGGCCCGTCATGCGCGCGGTCGAAGCCCTGGGCGGGGAACCCGTGCTCCGGATGGCGGTCCACAAGGACGGACCGGTCATCACGGACCAGGGGAACATGGTGGTGGACGCCCGTTTCGACGGGATCGACGACCCCGGTGAGATGGAACGCGCGCTCAATAACGTACCCGGCATCCTGGAGAACGGCCTCTTCGTCGGACTGGCGACCGAGGTCCTCGTCGGGAGGATATCCGGCGAAGGCAACATCGAAGTGGAAAGAAGAACACGAGCCCGTAAATGAACGATATCGGATACTTCAGCCTCCTGCTCGCCTTCATGACGGCGGCCTACGGCGGCGTGACCAGCGTAGTCGGCGCCCGGGCGCGGAACCCGCAGATGATCGCCAGCGGGGCCCACGGCGTCCTCGCCACCTTCGGCCTGCTGACCCTGTCGTCCATCGTGCTGGTATACCACCTGTACACGGGCAACTTCCAGGTGGAGTACGTCGCCTCCTACACCAGCAGCACCCTGCCCGATTTCTACCGCGTCACCGCGCTGTGGGCCGGACAGAAGGGCTCCCTGCTCCTGTGGGTATGGACCCTGGCCCTCTTCGCGCTGGTGGTGCACCTGACGAACCGGGACCGGAACCAGACGCTGATCCCCTATGTCCACGCGGTGATGATGTCGGTGGTCCTCTTCTTCATCGCCCTGCTCGTCTTCGTGGCCGATCCCTTCGAGCTGCTGCCCTTCGTGCCCGCCGAGGGCCGCGGCCTGAACCCGGTGCTGCAGATGCCGCTCATGATCATCCACCCGCCCATCCTCTACCAGGGCTACGTGGGGACCGTGGTCCCCTTCGCCTTCGCCATGGCCGCGCTGATCACAGGGGAACTGGGCGACACCTGGATACGCACGATCCGCCGATGGACCCTCTACGCCTGGTTCTTCCTCGGTTTCGGCCTGATGCTGGGCGGCCGGTGGGCCTACGTCGAGCTGGGATGGGGCGGCTACTGGGCCTGGGACCCGGTGGAAAACGCGGCGCTCATGCCCTGGCTGACCATCACGGCCTTTCTCCATTCCGTGATGATCCAGGAGAAGAAGGGCATGCTGAAGATCTGGAACTTCATCCTGATCATCCTGACCTTCGGCCTGGTCTACTTCGGCACCTTTCTCACGCGAAGCGGGGTCGTCTCATCGGTGCATTCCTTCACCACTTCGGGCATCGGCCCCTTGTTCCTGGGTTTCGTCGTCGTCTCGATGGTGTTGTCCTTCGGACTCCTGATCAGCCGGCGCCGCGCCCTGAAGGCCCGCAGCGAACTCGACTCCTTCGTCTCGAGGGAAAGCAGCTTCCTGCTGAACAACCTGGCCCTCGTCGGCGTGTGCTTCGCCATCCTGTGGGGGACCATATTCCCCGTGCTTTCCGAGGCGGTCAGCGGGGAAAAGATCACAGTGAGCGCGCCGTACTTCAACCAGATCAACGTGCCTTTGGGCATATTCCTGCTCTTCCTCACGGGCGCGGGTCCGCTCTTCGCCTGGCGAAAGACGTCCGTGCAGAGCCTGAAGCGGCATTTCTCCATACCCATAGCCTGCTTCCTCGCCGCCGCCGCCATCCTGCTCGCCTTCGGCATCCGGCACGTCTACGCCGTGCTTTCCTTCAGCATGTGCGCCTTCGTGGCCGGCGCCATCGGTCTGGAGTTCTACCGCGGAGCCCGCGCGCGCCGGTCGACGAACGAAGAATCCTGGCCCGCGGCCTTCTACCGCCTGGTCATGAGCTACAAGCGCCGGTACGGCGGGTACGTCGTCCACATCGCCATCGTGCTCCTCTTCGTGGGCTTCACGGGGTCGGCATTCAACCGGGAGGAGAATTTCGCGGTCCGGGAGGGCGAGTCGTTCCAGATCAAGAACTACACGCTGGACTTCGATTCCCTCACCGAGACCAACATGGGCGAGTACGTGTCCTACGCCGGCATGCTCCGCCTTTCCGTGGACGGCGAGCCCGTCGTGATGATGGCCCCGGAGAAGCGTCTCTACCCCATACAGGACCAGGTGACTTCGGAAGTTTCCATCTGGTCGACGGTGAATGAGGACCTGTACGTCGTCCTGGCGGAACTGAACGAAACGCTTGACGTAGCTACATTTAAGGTCTACATTAATCCATTAGTAAACTGGGTCTGGATCGGTACGGCGCTGCTTATGCTGGGGACGATCATCCTCTTCCTGCCGGATCGATTCGGACGTAAACCAGGCACACGCGAGCGGCCCGCATAGCCGCGTCGCAGTTTGAGATACGACAACCCGGATGATGCACCGGTAGCTATATATTGTAATACCAGATTGGGTAACTCGATAAGCAGGATGGGGGCGCTCGGGAGGAAGAACGGGCGCATTGGAACACGGATTTCACAAGCAAAACGCATGACCGACACCGTTCCTGGCGAACAGGTGGAATCAGAATCAGTTCAACTTCAGATTTTACTTTGATGAATTATGCACGC encodes the following:
- a CDS encoding heme lyase CcmF/NrfE family subunit; amino-acid sequence: MNDIGYFSLLLAFMTAAYGGVTSVVGARARNPQMIASGAHGVLATFGLLTLSSIVLVYHLYTGNFQVEYVASYTSSTLPDFYRVTALWAGQKGSLLLWVWTLALFALVVHLTNRDRNQTLIPYVHAVMMSVVLFFIALLVFVADPFELLPFVPAEGRGLNPVLQMPLMIIHPPILYQGYVGTVVPFAFAMAALITGELGDTWIRTIRRWTLYAWFFLGFGLMLGGRWAYVELGWGGYWAWDPVENAALMPWLTITAFLHSVMIQEKKGMLKIWNFILIILTFGLVYFGTFLTRSGVVSSVHSFTTSGIGPLFLGFVVVSMVLSFGLLISRRRALKARSELDSFVSRESSFLLNNLALVGVCFAILWGTIFPVLSEAVSGEKITVSAPYFNQINVPLGIFLLFLTGAGPLFAWRKTSVQSLKRHFSIPIACFLAAAAILLAFGIRHVYAVLSFSMCAFVAGAIGLEFYRGARARRSTNEESWPAAFYRLVMSYKRRYGGYVVHIAIVLLFVGFTGSAFNREENFAVREGESFQIKNYTLDFDSLTETNMGEYVSYAGMLRLSVDGEPVVMMAPEKRLYPIQDQVTSEVSIWSTVNEDLYVVLAELNETLDVATFKVYINPLVNWVWIGTALLMLGTIILFLPDRFGRKPGTRERPA
- a CDS encoding amidohydrolase, translated to MPIVDFHNHVYPPRYVEEIRKGPSAYTVTDDEDGNPVLHSPGDYNILVPGHRLMDVRLEVMDAAGVDTHVITFTAPGTLIETPDRSAELSSRVNDLFAEIQQAHPDRLPALATLPLNKPEACAAELERAVGSLGLKGACVYSNANGVALSDPCFWPMYEIADDREMAVMIHPTFPLGVEAMKDYMLMPAVGFLMDTTLATASLLFSGVVERFPNIRWVLGHLGGAVPYLAERFDRCYEAFPQCRANLEHHPTVYLKNQFYYDTVNFDVDALHFALGFAGTGRILAGSDYPHQIGSMPKMIESINAMDLTEEDRTAILGGNAVRLLGL
- a CDS encoding NAD(P)-dependent oxidoreductase, encoding MNVGFIGLGNMGNPMAASLLRAGHALRVHDLEQDKAANLLEAGAAWASSPREAASGADAVLTSLPGPAAVEPVVLGEEGVFEGLARGTIYIDTSTGEPELIRRIAREGAARGIDVLDAPISGGVFGARDATLTVFVGGPQAVFDRYEPLLRGVGETVVRMGDTGSGVATKLVNNLMMFINFIGACEGMAIGARAGIDPRKLIEAIRPSMGQSRMMERCLTRFLDDQLLYSAVDLGVKDMHLGVELGRSQDVPLEIAPMVEDLLRRYQDRGNAQADLLEYVGDYLKRAGVDPSGKP
- the rpiA gene encoding ribose-5-phosphate isomerase RpiA encodes the protein MPSEDLTRDMKRTVGIEAARMVGPGNVVGLGTGSTAEFMIEELGRRVREERLDIVGIPTSFDASVLARGNGIPAGTLDDVDRVDIAVDGADEVDPAMNLIKGRGAAHLREKIVDGMAERFIVIVDESKLVERLGTKSPVPLEVLPMAVRPVMRAVEALGGEPVLRMAVHKDGPVITDQGNMVVDARFDGIDDPGEMERALNNVPGILENGLFVGLATEVLVGRISGEGNIEVERRTRARK
- a CDS encoding peptidase M14 family protein, translated to MADRVERPESFFGFRLGDDRKMARWDRIAEYFYLLNQQSEDIRVVNLGPTTEGNPFLMAIITSAENQARLEELREVNGRIADPRGLSNIEIDGLVQEGKVIVCQSMSLHANEIAATQMAPQLAYNLVTGEDEATKHILENVIFLMVPCFNPDGQLMVTDWYNEHLGTDYEGCDLPWLYHRYCGHDNNRDAFMLNLVESKYMARIMFQDWHPHVFQDHHEMGGYQPRLFVCPYCEPIHPHADPLVWREINWYGAHMVYKLEEAGHQGVISGAMFPAWYHMGFHWLGNYHNIASLLSETAQAKLASPLYVHPHQLRGEDGNTLHTLPHYKPQTNFPNPWPGGWWRLRDMVDQQLVAATGIMDIAARCRETVLRNAVQKALHQTQRGREDDSAGFFIRPDQHDPAVVTLLVNALLRQGIDVQRTRTRATVGSRVYPAGTWFIPNAQPKRGVVKTLLERTFWPDDAWARKADGSPTRIFDTTTDTLAEMMGVRAEPADVPHAALDVEALNLDAVTEPAPANGAVTGDGAHGMAIDPRFNAAFAAVNAALVAGADVCRATGPVSVGGQGMSPMPPGAFIVSGIDQARSEEIVRDAGAAGYRLEDPVEGEPVGPPRIAMYQRYWGGNMPEGWTRMTLEQSGFSYRSVRDADIRDGLSNLCDAFILPDDTMDMMAGTEQEIERRLKTVPQPEKYRSALGESEIEAIGAFVEKGGTLVAVGRACQFPIEKFGLHITDVTAGLPESAFFCPGSTLRIRVDNTHRLGYGMPERALAMHRGSPVYSINPSHFNDRYEVVAAYPEKDVLESGWLIGEEHIAGKPAMISVRHGEGRIVLYGFQVNFRNQTHGTFKLLFNALYGS
- a CDS encoding SDR family oxidoreductase produces the protein MDLKIRGKRAIVTGASRGIGRCCALALAREGARVCVTARNRDLLDEVVREIESAGGEGHAVTADLTSLDGCRRVVLEAADAFGGIDILVNCAGAARGGDILELPTEQIDEGLALKAHGYLRMSQLVIPHMQENCWGRIVHIAGNAGTSPGRGNIPLSVANIAVLNSTRALSDAVSGDGILVNAICPGMTNTKRARDLQQVEADRQGRDVEDLLREAGERLPAGRIAEPEEIAAVATFLASEPCSYVFGTAVYMDGGERRGTP
- a CDS encoding cupin; amino-acid sequence: MAENTSKSFAAHADGADWVKGLRPYFVYRDLGMKSATEGRVMAHVIRAAQSCDGPMGYHSHELEFQMNYLLKGWARIDLADVGEIEVTAGDAWYQAPGVAHELMEYSDDFEVIEITIPGDFPTIDETR
- a CDS encoding peptidylprolyl isomerase, encoding MTTEAGTIEILLDPVRAPVTVANFMRYVDAGQYNGGVFHRTVTMDNQPNNDVKIEVIQGAVNPDYRDDSYPPNSGFDPIPLERTSTTGLKHVDGAISMARMGPDTATSGFFFCIGDQPELDFGGKRNPDGQGFAAFGRVTRGMDVIRKIQMSPRENQRLMPPVVITKVERKTR